Genomic segment of Pongo pygmaeus isolate AG05252 chromosome 1, NHGRI_mPonPyg2-v2.0_pri, whole genome shotgun sequence:
actccatctcaaaaaaaaaaaaaaaaaaagaaatctcccctccactgccccccacccctgTACCCCAACCTCACTCTTCAATCTTGAGCTCGTGGACCCTGGGGATACCCTGCACGCCTGGCCGACGGAGCTCAGGCCGGGCCCGTCGGATGACTGTCTCCAGTGCTGCACGGTAGCAGTGAGTTCGGAGGCCAGGGCCAGCTTTCTGTAGCCGCTCAGCATATTCCTCCAGGGCATGGCAGGCCCCCTCCCGAAGCCGGTAGGGCAGTTCATAGCCAGGCAGCCCAGCCACCCACTGACTCAGTGGGTAGCCGCCAGGGTCACTCAGCTTCATGTAGCAGCAGCCCACTGAGGCCAGGGCCACCACCGCAGGACAGCAGGAGAAGTGTCTCAGCAAAGCAACACTCAGATCCCCACAGGTGTGGAGGCCTGTGAGCAGCAAGCGGGCCCTGCCCTGACACGGGTTCTCCAGTGGAAGCAGAAGCTCGTCACACAGGGCTGCGGGGTCTACCCACCTAACCACGTGGTGTGGGGAGTGACGAGGGCTGGTTTGGACCACCTGTGGAAGCAGGAAAGGACAAAGGCAGATGGGAAGTCTGTTTGCTGTCCCCAGGCCACCTCAGGCCACAGGAAGGGATCTGTCCTCCATGTTATTCCCCAAGGAGGAATGTGGGAGATAAGCTGGGTGCGGGAGAGGGCTGGACCACAAGTCAGGAGAGGGGGATAAATCCTGGACTTATCATTTACCATGTACATCTTTTCATCTGAGACccgtttttcttatttgtaacaaGTCTAAAACCTGACTGGCCACTTCACAGATAGTGAGAAGTATACATTGGTGTggaaagcactttgtaaatagAAAGTAACTTTGAGATAGGGGGAGGCACCGGGGGAAAGGGGAACCTTGGGAAAGAGGTAATAGAAATTGGGGACCACACCACTTCAAGCTGAGAAACTTGAAAGATGTAATCCAGCCTCTGTGCTCAATTCCAGCCAAGCGGCCCCTGCTCCCGCAGTCCAGATCGCAGGAAGGGTTGGCCTACCTGCGGGttcctcttctcctctttctccagaGCCTGCAGAAGCTCCTGGTCCAGGCGCTGGGCTCTCTCTACCAGTCTCTGATCCCCTTCGATGCTCTTCACCATCAACCCCAGGCCAAGAGCCATGAAGCGGGAGAGATGGCCCTGGAGTCACGAGGAGGATGGAGACAGCCCTGTTCAGTGCCCTATCCACTGTCACCCTCCCCATGGGTAACCTGGACACCTGGGTCCCAGGCCCCACAGAAGGCTTAAATTTTACCCTACAGAACTTATTAACATCAGTGTGGCTTAAGTTGGTATATAACTCCCCCATTGTTAAATCTGActggcttaaaaaaaattacacaaagagaaaaaaaaaatctaccctgCTTGGTTCCACCGCTTCTTGACACCTGCCTCGCTGGGCCTGTGGCCTGATAACCTGCCTTCCAGGTGTTCTATGTCCCCATGACTCAAAAAAACAGTACATCAAGACTCTGGCTCACCTGGCCTGAGCCCACGTCTACAACCTGGGTGCAGCCTGTGAAATCACTCAGCTTCTTCACCAACTGAAAGAGGAGGAAACAAAGGTCTCCTAGCCACTGGTTCTTGACTCCTGGGGCAAACACCCATACTGAGAGTGGAAGAGACAAAGATGACAGAGAAAGATGGACAGAGGGTGCCCTGGATGTGAAGACAGATTTGGAAAGAAAGATATAGGGGTGAGGGTGGAAGCAAGGAGAGTGGACCTGACCCCAGGTTCAGGTCCACTCTCCTTGCCTCACAGGTCAGTGATTCAATCTCCCCCACAGAACAAGAACCCTGCGTGAAGCCATGAGCAGATTGTGGAGATTTGAGAACAGGAATGAGACTGTGATTCAGACCTAGCTGCCAACCAACCCCACAAAGGATGAAAAAGAACCCCAGCATCAAAATATGATTAGTTATG
This window contains:
- the METTL25B gene encoding methyltransferase-like protein 25B isoform X4, producing MWQCWEEAGNEEFFTDNLWDTLPCSWQEALDGLKPPQLATMLLGMPGEGEVVRYRSVWPLTLLALKSTACALAFTRTPGFQTPSEFLENPSQSSRLTAPFRKHVRPKKQHEIRRLGELVKKLSDFTGCTQVVDVGSGQGHLSRFMALGLGLMVKSIEGDQRLVERAQRLDQELLQALEKEEKRNPQVVQTSPRHSPHHVVRWVDPAALCDELLLPLENPCQGRARLLLTGLHTCGDLSVALLRHFSCCPAVVALASVGCCYMKLSDPGGYPLSQWVAGLPGYELPYRLREGACHALEEYAERLQKAGPGLRTHCYRAALETVIRRARPELRRPGVQGIPRVHELKIEEYVQQGLQRVGLDPQLPLNLAALQAHLAQENRVVAFFSLALLLAPLVETLILLDRLLYLQEQALSPRFPC
- the METTL25B gene encoding methyltransferase-like protein 25B isoform X3, whose protein sequence is MPGISARGLSHEGRRQLAVNLTRVLALYRSILDAYIIEFFTDNLWDTLPCSWQEALDGLKPPQLATMLLGMPGEGEVVRYRSVWPLTLLALKSTACALAFTRTPGFQTPSEFLENPSQSSRLTAPFRKHVRPKKQHEIRRLGELVKKLSDFTGCTQVVDVGSGQGHLSRFMALGLGLMVKSIEGDQRLVERAQRLDQELLQALEKEEKRNPQVVQTSPRHSPHHVVRWVDPAALCDELLLPLENPCQGRARLLLTGLHTCGDLSVALLRHFSCCPAVVALASVGCCYMKLSDPGGYPLSQWVAGLPGYELPYRLREGACHALEEYAERLQKAGPGLRTHCYRAALETVIRRARPELRRPGVQGIPRVHELKIEEYVQQGLQRVGLDPQLPLNLAALQAHLAQENRVVAFFSLALLLAPLVETLILLDRLLYLQEQALSPRFPC
- the METTL25B gene encoding methyltransferase-like protein 25B isoform X2 yields the protein MWQCWEEAGNEEFFTDNLWDTLPCSWQEALDGLKPPQLATMLLGMPGEGEVVRYRSVWPLTLLALKSTACALAFTRTPGFQTPSEFLENPSQSSRLTAPFRKHVRPKKQHEIRRLGELVKKLSDFTGCTQVVDVGSGQGHLSRFMALGLGLMVKSIEGDQRLVERAQRLDQELLQALEKEEKRNPQVVQTSPRHSPHHVVRWVDPAALCDELLLPLENPCQGRARLLLTGLHTCGDLSVALLRHFSCCPAVVALASVGCCYMKLSDPGGYPLSQWVAGLPGYELPYRLREGACHALEEYAERLQKAGPGLRTHCYRAALETVIRRARPELRRPGVQGIPRVHELKIEEYVQQGLQRVGLDPQLPLNLAALQAHLAQENRVVAFFSLALLLAPLVETLILLDRLLYLQEQGFHAELLPIFSPELSPRNLVLVATKMPLGQALSVLEIEDS